A window from Mauremys reevesii isolate NIE-2019 linkage group 9, ASM1616193v1, whole genome shotgun sequence encodes these proteins:
- the LOC120371245 gene encoding mucin-5AC-like isoform X3 yields the protein MGWQGSWGLGLLLGFLLHSRWLLQANSAASPATEVIGNPATTTPPPTTAVGTRPSTAQSPAMPGTTSAAHSPAEPAGITGTATAAETAVFLTLLVTNSPAETQQTVVADSPTDVSSTATSESTAPAPRTTAAERGTSASTVAETLVTSTTANTTTAVSTAAATEVPRTVRATTVPAGNTTATFPAAPSTPATQNFSAAPTVSGSMAAGTNTTAQDTPSAALTTPRVQSTPNATPALLDTSSAAETTRATPDITPPLGTTKTVTSTTASQDVPTPADTTPMATLTSAGETTAAAPTTTAHLETTAGRETLTTASVVAMPNTTTTQGDVPTATETIPSVLVTLTTPSVTTTAVQTTTPTSVTTSPTETASTVGSSTEATLASDSPADVSSTATSESTAPAPRTTAAERGTSASTVAETLVTSTTANTTTAVSTAAATEVPRTVRATTVPAGNTTATFPAAPSTPATQNFSAAPTAVSRSMAAGTNTTAQDTRSPALTTPIVQSIPNTTPALLDTSSAAETTRATPDITPPLGTTKTVTSTTASQDVPTPADTTPMATLTSAGETTAAAPTTTAHLETTAGRETFTTASVVAMPNTTTTQGDVPTATEPIPSVLVTLTTPSVTTTAVQTTAPTSVTTSPTETASTVGSSTEATLASDSPADVSSTATSESTAPAPRTTAAERGTSASTMAETLVTSTTANTTTAVSTTAATEVPRTVRATTLPAGNTTATFPAAASTPATQNFSAAPTAVSGSMAAGTNTTAPDTPSAALTTPIVQSTPNATSALLDTSSAAETTRATPDITPPLGTTKTVTSTTASQDVPTPADTTPMATLTSAGETTAAAPTTVAHLETTAGRETLTTASVVAMPNRTTTQGDVPTATEPSPSVLVTLTTPSVTTTAVQTTAPTSVTTSPTETASTVGSSTEATPASDSPADVSSTATSESTAPAPRSTAAERGTSASTVAETLVTSTTANTTTAFSTAAATEVPRTVRATTVPAGNTTATFPAAPSTPATQNFSAAPTTGSAANPNSTALPWVPDVPMEKQTTALPTCHPPAANPTDARLFLSLGLTTHLNLSEPQVRAMVLSKLEQELKMKFPCTGFTVLWKGEGGK from the exons ATGGGCTGGCAAGGTTCATGGGGGCTGGGTTTGCTCCTGGGCTTTCTGCTGCACTCGAGGTGGCTCCTGCAAGCGAACTCTGCTG CTTCTCCAGCGACGGAGGTGATAGGAAaccctgccaccaccaccccacccccgacaACTGCTGTGGGTACCAGGCCCTCCACTGCCCAAAGTCCAGCGATGCCAGGCACCACCTCTGCAGCGCACTCCCCCGCCGAGCCAGCTGGAATCACAGGTACAGCCACTGCTGCAGAGACAGCCGTGTTTCTAACTCTGCTTGTGACCAACAGCCCAGCTGAGACACAGCAAACAGTGGTGGCCGACAGTCCCACTGATGTGTCGAGTACTGCAACAAGCGAGAGCACAGCCCCAGCTCCTCGCACCACGGCAGCAGAACGGGGAACTTCAGCGAGCACCGTGGCAGAGACACTCGTCACCAGCACAACAGCTAATACCACAACCGCCGTCAGCACCGCTGCAGCAACAGAGGTTCCGCGAACAGTCCGTGCTACCACCGTCCCAGCTGGAAACACGACGGCTACGTTCCCAGCTGCACCGAGCACTCCAGCAACTCAGAACTTCAGTGCAGCTCCAA CTGTATCTGGGTCGATGGCAGCAGGGACAAACACAACCGCACAAGATACCCCCTCAGCGGCTCTAACTACACCTAGAGTACAATCCACACCAAATGCAACCCCAGCTTTACTGGACACCAGCTCGGCAGCAGAGACCACCAGAGCCACTCCTGACATCACCCCACCCCTAGGAACCACAAAGACAGTGACCTCGACCACAGCAAGCCAGGATGTCCCCACGCCAGCTGACACGACACCCATGGCAACTCTGACCAGCGCAGGAGAAACCACCGCAGCAGCTCCAACAACCACCGCACACCTGGAGACTACTGCAGGAAGAGAGACACTCACAACAGCCTCTGTTGTCGCCATGCCAAACACAACCACAACTCAAGGGGATGTCCCCACAGCAACAGAAACCATCCCTTCAGTGCTTGTCACCCTCACCACACCGAGCGTGACTACCACGGCTGTTCAGACCACCACACCAACGTCTGTCACCACGTCCCCGACGGAAACAGCATCCACAGTGGGCTCCAGCACAGAAGCCACCCTGGCGTCCGACAGTCCCGCTGATGTGTCGAGTACTGCAACAAGCGAGAGCACAGCCCCAGCTCCTCGCACCACGGCAGCAGAACGGGGAACTTCAGCGAGCACCGTGGCAGAGACACTCGTCACCAGCACAACAGCAAATACCACAACCGCCGTCAGCACCGCTGCAGCAACAGAGGTTCCGCGAACAGTCCGTGCTACCACCGTCCCAGCTGGAAACACGACGGCTACGTTCCCAGCTGCACCGAGCACTCCAGCAACTCAGAACTTCAGTGCAGCTCCAA CAGCTGTATCTAGGTCGATGGCAGCAGGGACAAACACAACCGCACAAGATACCCGCTCACCGGCTCTAACTACACCTATAGTACAATCCATACCAAATACAACCCCAGCTTTACTGGACACCAGCTCGGCAGCAGAGACCACCAGAGCCACCCCAGATATCACCCCACCCCTAGGAACCACAAAGACAGTGACCTCGACCACAGCAAGCCAGGATGTCCCCACGCCAGCTGACACGACACCCATGGCAACTCTGACCAGCGCAGGAGAAACCACCGCAGCAGCTCCAACAACCACCGCACACCTGGAGACTACTGCAGGAAGAGAGACTTTCACAACAGCCTCTGTTGTCGCCATGCCAAACACAACCACAACTCAAGGGGATGTCCCCACAGCGACAGAACCCATCCCTTCAGTGCTTGTCACCCTCACCACACCGAGCGTGACTACCACGGCTGTTCAGACCACCGCACCAACGTCTGTCACCACGTCCCCGACGGAAACAGCATCCACAGTGGGCTCCAGCACAGAAGCCACCCTGGCGTCCGACAGTCCCGCTGATGTGTCGAGTACTGCAACAAGCGAGAGCACAGCCCCAGCTCCTCGCACCACGGCAGCAGAACGGGGAACTTCAGCGAGCACCATGGCAGAGACACTCGTCACCAGCACAACAGCTAATACCACAACCGCCGTCAGCACCACTGCAGCAACAGAGGTTCCACGAACAGTCCGTGCTACCACCCTCCCAGCTGGAAACACGACGGCTACGTTCCCAGCTGCAGCGAGCACTCCAGCAACTCAGAACTTCAGTGCAGCTCCAA CAGCTGTATCTGGGTCTATGGCAGCAGGGACAAACACAACCGCACCGGATACCCCCTCAGCGGCTCTGACTACACCTATAGTGCAATCCACACCAAATGCAACCTCAGCTTTACTGGACACCAGCTCGGCAGCAGAGACCACCAGAGCCACTCCTGACATCACCCCACCCCTAGGAACCACAAAGACAGTGACCTCGACCACAGCAAGCCAGGATGTCCCCACGCCAGCTGACACGACACCCATGGCAACTCTGACCAGCGCAGGAGAAACCACCGCAGCAGCTCCAACAACCGTCGCACACCTGGAGACTACTGCAGGAAGAGAGACACTCACAACAGCCTCTGTTGTCGCCATGCCAAACAGAACCACAACTCAAGGGGATGTCCCCACAGCGACAGAACCCAGCCCTTCAGTGCTTGTCACCCTCACCACACCGAGCGTGACTACCACGGCTGTTCAGACCACCGCACCAACGTCTGTCACCACGTCCCCGACGGAAACAGCATCCACAGTGGGCTCCAGCACAGAAGCCACCCCGGCGTCCGACAGCCCCGCTGATGTGTCGAGTACTGCAACAAGCGAGAGCACAGCGCCAGCTCCTCGCAGCACGGCAGCAGAAAGGGGAACTTCAGCGAGCACCGTGGCAGAGACACTCGTCACCAGCACAACAGCTAATACCACAACCGCCTTCAGCACCGCTGCAGCAACAGAGGTTCCGCGAACAGTCCGTGCTACCACCGTCCCAGCTGGAAACACGACGGCTACGTTCCCAGCTGCACCGAGCACTCCAGCAACTCAGAACTTCAGTGCAGCTCCAA CCACGGGATCTGCTGCTAACCctaactccactgccctgccctgggtcCCAGATGTCCCGATGGAAAAGCAGACGACAGCGCTACCCACCTGCCATCCTCCAGCTGCCAACCCAA
- the LOC120371245 gene encoding mucin-5AC-like isoform X5: MGWQGSWGLGLLLGFLLHSRWLLQANSAASPATEVIGNPATTTPPPTTAVGTRPSTAQSPAMPGTTSAAHSPAEPAGITGTATAAETAVFLTLLVTNSPAETQQTVVADSPTDVSSTATSESTAPAPRTTAAERGTSASTVAETLVTSTTANTTTAVSTAAATEVPRTVRATTVPAGNTTATFPAAPSTPATQNFSAAPTAVSRSMAAGTNTTAQDTRSPALTTPIVQSIPNTTPALLDTSSAAETTRATPDITPPLGTTKTVTSTTASQDVPTPADTTPMATLTSAGETTAAAPTTTAHLETTAGRETFTTASVVAMPNTTTTQGDVPTATEPIPSVLVTLTTPSVTTTAVQTTAPTSVTTSPTETASTVGSSTEATLASDSPADVSSTATSESTAPAPRTTAAERGTSASTMAETLVTSTTANTTTAVSTTAATEVPRTVRATTLPAGNTTATFPAAASTPATQNFSAAPTAVSGSMAAGTNTTAPDTPSAALTTPIVQSTPNATSALLDTSSAAETTRATPDITPPLGTTKTVTSTTASQDVPTPADTTPMATLTSAGETTAAAPTTVAHLETTAGRETLTTASVVAMPNRTTTQGDVPTATEPSPSVLVTLTTPSVTTTAVQTTAPTSVTTSPTETASTVGSSTEATPASDSPADVSSTATSESTAPAPRSTAAERGTSASTVAETLVTSTTANTTTAFSTAAATEVPRTVRATTVPAGNTTATFPAAPSTPATQNFSAAPTTGSAANPNSTALPWVPDVPMEKQTTALPTCHPPAANPTDARLFLSLGLTTHLNLSEPQVRAMVLSKLEQELKMKFPCTGFTVLWKGEGGK, encoded by the exons ATGGGCTGGCAAGGTTCATGGGGGCTGGGTTTGCTCCTGGGCTTTCTGCTGCACTCGAGGTGGCTCCTGCAAGCGAACTCTGCTG CTTCTCCAGCGACGGAGGTGATAGGAAaccctgccaccaccaccccacccccgacaACTGCTGTGGGTACCAGGCCCTCCACTGCCCAAAGTCCAGCGATGCCAGGCACCACCTCTGCAGCGCACTCCCCCGCCGAGCCAGCTGGAATCACAGGTACAGCCACTGCTGCAGAGACAGCCGTGTTTCTAACTCTGCTTGTGACCAACAGCCCAGCTGAGACACAGCAAACAGTGGTGGCCGACAGTCCCACTGAT GTGTCGAGTACTGCAACAAGCGAGAGCACAGCCCCAGCTCCTCGCACCACGGCAGCAGAACGGGGAACTTCAGCGAGCACCGTGGCAGAGACACTCGTCACCAGCACAACAGCAAATACCACAACCGCCGTCAGCACCGCTGCAGCAACAGAGGTTCCGCGAACAGTCCGTGCTACCACCGTCCCAGCTGGAAACACGACGGCTACGTTCCCAGCTGCACCGAGCACTCCAGCAACTCAGAACTTCAGTGCAGCTCCAA CAGCTGTATCTAGGTCGATGGCAGCAGGGACAAACACAACCGCACAAGATACCCGCTCACCGGCTCTAACTACACCTATAGTACAATCCATACCAAATACAACCCCAGCTTTACTGGACACCAGCTCGGCAGCAGAGACCACCAGAGCCACCCCAGATATCACCCCACCCCTAGGAACCACAAAGACAGTGACCTCGACCACAGCAAGCCAGGATGTCCCCACGCCAGCTGACACGACACCCATGGCAACTCTGACCAGCGCAGGAGAAACCACCGCAGCAGCTCCAACAACCACCGCACACCTGGAGACTACTGCAGGAAGAGAGACTTTCACAACAGCCTCTGTTGTCGCCATGCCAAACACAACCACAACTCAAGGGGATGTCCCCACAGCGACAGAACCCATCCCTTCAGTGCTTGTCACCCTCACCACACCGAGCGTGACTACCACGGCTGTTCAGACCACCGCACCAACGTCTGTCACCACGTCCCCGACGGAAACAGCATCCACAGTGGGCTCCAGCACAGAAGCCACCCTGGCGTCCGACAGTCCCGCTGATGTGTCGAGTACTGCAACAAGCGAGAGCACAGCCCCAGCTCCTCGCACCACGGCAGCAGAACGGGGAACTTCAGCGAGCACCATGGCAGAGACACTCGTCACCAGCACAACAGCTAATACCACAACCGCCGTCAGCACCACTGCAGCAACAGAGGTTCCACGAACAGTCCGTGCTACCACCCTCCCAGCTGGAAACACGACGGCTACGTTCCCAGCTGCAGCGAGCACTCCAGCAACTCAGAACTTCAGTGCAGCTCCAA CAGCTGTATCTGGGTCTATGGCAGCAGGGACAAACACAACCGCACCGGATACCCCCTCAGCGGCTCTGACTACACCTATAGTGCAATCCACACCAAATGCAACCTCAGCTTTACTGGACACCAGCTCGGCAGCAGAGACCACCAGAGCCACTCCTGACATCACCCCACCCCTAGGAACCACAAAGACAGTGACCTCGACCACAGCAAGCCAGGATGTCCCCACGCCAGCTGACACGACACCCATGGCAACTCTGACCAGCGCAGGAGAAACCACCGCAGCAGCTCCAACAACCGTCGCACACCTGGAGACTACTGCAGGAAGAGAGACACTCACAACAGCCTCTGTTGTCGCCATGCCAAACAGAACCACAACTCAAGGGGATGTCCCCACAGCGACAGAACCCAGCCCTTCAGTGCTTGTCACCCTCACCACACCGAGCGTGACTACCACGGCTGTTCAGACCACCGCACCAACGTCTGTCACCACGTCCCCGACGGAAACAGCATCCACAGTGGGCTCCAGCACAGAAGCCACCCCGGCGTCCGACAGCCCCGCTGATGTGTCGAGTACTGCAACAAGCGAGAGCACAGCGCCAGCTCCTCGCAGCACGGCAGCAGAAAGGGGAACTTCAGCGAGCACCGTGGCAGAGACACTCGTCACCAGCACAACAGCTAATACCACAACCGCCTTCAGCACCGCTGCAGCAACAGAGGTTCCGCGAACAGTCCGTGCTACCACCGTCCCAGCTGGAAACACGACGGCTACGTTCCCAGCTGCACCGAGCACTCCAGCAACTCAGAACTTCAGTGCAGCTCCAA CCACGGGATCTGCTGCTAACCctaactccactgccctgccctgggtcCCAGATGTCCCGATGGAAAAGCAGACGACAGCGCTACCCACCTGCCATCCTCCAGCTGCCAACCCAA